A window of Hymenobacter aerilatus contains these coding sequences:
- a CDS encoding efflux RND transporter periplasmic adaptor subunit produces MMLPTVFPSVLWTAAWAAVLAGGLSSCQSSAAEVNAVSALPPPAVPIAQLDTTTALTYREYPTALQGRVNVDIRPQVEGVLDRVFVDEGAAVQAGQSLFKINDRLYREQLNTAQAGLHAAEATLTNAKLEVDKYAPLVQNKVVAPIQLQTAQGAYQAARAAVDQARASVAAARLNLGYTLIKAPVSGFVGLLPKRVGSLVGPSDAERLTLLSDVREVYAYFTLSEQDFLAFKTAYPGATLAEKLRRLPPVTLLLPDGSTYPQPGHVNIVAGQVEAGTGAISLRATFPNTGGLLRSGNTGRIRLTRRHAGALLVPQAATLEVQDKTFVYVLSDSNKVSLTPVSILDRSETNFLVQGVERGQRIVTNGLDQLQDGVVVAPTK; encoded by the coding sequence ATGATGCTACCTACCGTTTTTCCGTCTGTCTTGTGGACCGCAGCCTGGGCTGCGGTCCTCGCCGGCGGCCTGTCGAGCTGCCAATCGTCCGCCGCTGAAGTGAATGCCGTATCGGCACTGCCACCACCTGCCGTGCCCATAGCGCAACTCGATACCACTACTGCCCTCACATACCGGGAATATCCTACCGCCCTGCAAGGGCGCGTAAACGTAGACATCCGTCCCCAGGTAGAGGGCGTACTGGACCGGGTATTCGTAGACGAAGGCGCGGCCGTGCAGGCCGGCCAGTCCCTGTTCAAAATCAACGACCGTCTCTACCGTGAGCAATTGAATACGGCCCAGGCTGGCCTACACGCCGCCGAAGCCACGTTGACCAACGCGAAGCTAGAGGTCGACAAGTACGCCCCATTGGTGCAGAACAAGGTGGTGGCTCCCATTCAGCTGCAGACCGCGCAGGGCGCGTACCAGGCGGCACGGGCGGCGGTGGATCAGGCCCGTGCCAGCGTGGCAGCGGCCCGCCTTAACCTGGGCTATACCCTGATCAAAGCACCAGTAAGCGGCTTTGTAGGGCTGTTGCCGAAACGGGTAGGCAGCCTAGTCGGCCCCTCCGATGCCGAGCGCCTGACGCTGCTCTCCGACGTGCGCGAGGTTTACGCCTATTTCACGCTTAGTGAGCAGGACTTCTTAGCGTTCAAAACCGCGTACCCCGGTGCCACGCTGGCCGAGAAACTGCGCCGGCTGCCGCCCGTCACGCTGCTGCTGCCCGACGGCAGCACCTACCCGCAGCCGGGCCATGTAAACATAGTGGCCGGCCAAGTCGAGGCTGGTACCGGCGCCATCAGCTTGCGGGCTACCTTCCCGAACACCGGCGGGCTACTGCGTTCTGGCAACACGGGCCGCATTCGCCTTACCCGCCGCCACGCCGGCGCGCTACTTGTGCCTCAGGCAGCCACTTTAGAGGTGCAAGATAAAACCTTCGTGTACGTGCTCAGCGACAGCAACAAGGTCAGCCTGACTCCGGTGTCCATCTTGGACCGGAGCGAAACCAATTTCCTAGTGCAGGGCGTCGAGCGCGGCCAGCGCATTGTCACCAACGGCCTCGACCAGTTGCAGGACGGCGTCGTCGTCGCGCCAACGAAGTAA
- a CDS encoding 2Fe-2S iron-sulfur cluster-binding protein, with protein sequence MSLDATEVRVYVEDAPGQRTEIVAPTDMGLSLMEVMKASGYDIQATCGGMALCGTCHVEVLAGPSLQEPSDDEMYMLESLPVLTDASRLSCQIRITPRLDGLVVRLMPQDA encoded by the coding sequence ATGAGTTTAGACGCCACCGAAGTCCGGGTATATGTGGAAGATGCCCCCGGCCAGCGCACCGAGATTGTTGCCCCTACTGACATGGGCCTGAGCCTGATGGAGGTAATGAAGGCCTCGGGCTACGACATTCAGGCCACGTGCGGGGGCATGGCCCTATGCGGCACCTGCCACGTGGAGGTTCTGGCCGGCCCTTCCCTCCAAGAGCCCAGCGACGACGAAATGTACATGCTGGAATCCCTACCCGTGCTGACGGATGCCAGCCGCCTGTCGTGCCAAATCCGCATCACGCCCCGCCTCGATGGCCTCGTGGTGCGTCTCATGCCCCAGGACGCGTAG
- a CDS encoding TonB-dependent receptor — protein MVQGHITDGNGQPMAGVSVGLKGTSLGMATDGNGDFQLANVVPGTYTLGVRMVGFVTQERVVTVSADQTVTANFVLNPSNQRLQEVVVTGEHDRYNRNKPSESLRLGEPLLEAPQNIQVVTSKLLADQQIFNPTEGVTRNVSGVVAPGHWNNVYARITIRGFNSGFGSLRNGMNVGNYFGPLMEDMSFVDRIEFVKGPGGFLMANTEPGGFYNVVTKTPTGTGRKSVGLTLGSFGTYRATTDIDGKLSNDGKLQYRLNLMGQTSDSYAGYEFNNRLALAPSLRYLLDERTTITAQYTYQRSQFSQAGNYLFSPDGFKSVSRNVSIYDPLMGKSNVSDHSSFLTVEHRFNDNWKVTGQVSYLSYKMRGLSTWVADSSFVATPTRSKRLIGPNVLQRSVSSYDVDNTSTLGQVFVNGNVTTGPVQHRIIVGFDASNKSYDAEFLGYGTMALDLGRLDDPTYTQYPASAPATLGTPNRAQSLGRRGTNKGYIRYAGAYVQDELGFFDNRLRLTLAARYSNNYNVRSRAQDDVVTPRVGLSATVAPSTSVYALYDQSFIPVAGVDINNVPFDPQRGRNAEVGVKRDWMGGRFSSTVTAFNITKTNVLAPDNNRANLERNPNSQIQVGEVRSRGVEVDLTGELLPGLNAVLNYAYLDPEVTKDNPRRNTAGDIVAPSNQGRKLGGAAKHTNNGWLTYRFQQGALRGFGLSGGYQWQLDRYAGLGGVGLLLPDNYFRLDGGISWQNERMNVNLLVNNLTNRYNYSGASYYAGTATTGAFYSWQADAPTNFRLNIGYNF, from the coding sequence ATGGTGCAGGGCCATATTACAGATGGCAATGGACAGCCCATGGCTGGTGTTTCGGTTGGTCTGAAAGGCACTTCGCTGGGCATGGCCACCGATGGCAACGGCGATTTTCAGCTCGCGAACGTAGTACCCGGCACCTATACGCTAGGCGTGCGCATGGTAGGCTTCGTGACGCAGGAGCGCGTGGTAACCGTATCGGCTGACCAGACAGTGACAGCCAACTTTGTGCTGAACCCATCAAACCAACGCTTACAGGAGGTGGTAGTAACCGGTGAGCACGACCGCTACAACCGCAACAAACCCTCAGAATCATTGCGGCTGGGCGAGCCATTGCTGGAGGCTCCGCAGAACATTCAGGTAGTAACCAGCAAGCTGCTGGCCGATCAGCAGATTTTCAACCCCACGGAAGGCGTGACGCGCAACGTGAGTGGCGTGGTGGCCCCCGGCCACTGGAACAACGTGTATGCCCGCATCACGATTCGTGGATTCAACTCGGGCTTTGGCTCTCTGCGCAATGGCATGAACGTAGGCAACTATTTCGGGCCGCTGATGGAGGATATGTCGTTTGTGGACAGGATTGAGTTCGTGAAGGGTCCTGGTGGATTCCTAATGGCCAATACCGAGCCCGGCGGCTTCTACAATGTGGTCACCAAAACGCCTACCGGCACGGGGCGTAAGTCGGTGGGTTTGACACTGGGCAGCTTTGGTACCTACCGTGCTACCACCGATATCGACGGCAAGCTGAGCAACGACGGCAAGCTGCAGTACCGTCTCAACCTGATGGGCCAAACCAGCGACTCCTACGCTGGCTACGAGTTCAACAACCGCCTGGCCCTGGCGCCCTCCTTGCGCTATTTGCTCGACGAGCGCACGACTATCACGGCGCAGTATACTTACCAACGCTCGCAGTTTTCGCAAGCCGGCAACTACCTGTTCTCGCCCGACGGCTTCAAGTCCGTGTCGCGCAACGTGTCTATATACGACCCGCTGATGGGCAAATCGAACGTGAGTGACCATAGCTCCTTCCTCACTGTGGAGCACCGATTCAATGATAATTGGAAGGTAACGGGCCAAGTGTCCTACCTCTCCTACAAAATGCGCGGTCTGTCAACGTGGGTGGCTGATAGCTCCTTTGTAGCTACCCCTACCCGCTCCAAGCGCCTGATTGGCCCGAACGTGCTGCAACGCTCTGTGAGCTCTTACGACGTAGACAACACCAGCACGCTGGGCCAGGTGTTTGTGAATGGCAACGTAACGACTGGCCCGGTCCAGCACCGTATCATTGTGGGCTTCGATGCATCGAACAAATCGTATGATGCCGAATTTCTTGGCTACGGCACGATGGCCCTTGACCTCGGCCGCCTGGATGATCCTACCTACACGCAATATCCCGCTTCGGCACCTGCTACCCTGGGCACTCCCAACCGGGCGCAGAGCCTGGGCCGCCGGGGCACCAACAAAGGATATATCCGCTATGCTGGCGCCTATGTGCAAGATGAGCTGGGCTTCTTTGACAACCGCTTGCGCCTTACGCTGGCCGCCCGCTACTCCAACAACTACAATGTGCGCTCCCGCGCCCAGGATGATGTGGTAACGCCCCGCGTGGGCCTGAGCGCCACGGTGGCCCCCAGCACTTCCGTATACGCTCTGTATGACCAGTCGTTTATCCCGGTAGCGGGGGTTGATATCAACAACGTGCCCTTCGATCCGCAGCGCGGCCGCAACGCCGAGGTAGGCGTGAAGCGCGACTGGATGGGTGGTCGTTTCTCGTCGACCGTGACGGCCTTCAACATCACCAAAACCAATGTGCTGGCACCCGACAACAACCGGGCAAACCTGGAACGCAACCCCAACTCGCAGATTCAGGTGGGAGAAGTTCGCTCGCGGGGCGTTGAGGTTGACCTGACCGGCGAGCTGCTGCCCGGCCTTAATGCGGTGTTGAACTACGCCTACCTAGACCCCGAAGTGACCAAGGACAATCCGCGCCGCAACACCGCCGGCGACATTGTGGCGCCCAGCAACCAAGGCCGCAAGCTGGGTGGCGCAGCCAAGCACACCAACAACGGCTGGCTCACCTACCGCTTTCAGCAGGGTGCCCTGCGCGGTTTCGGTCTTTCGGGAGGCTACCAGTGGCAGCTCGACCGGTACGCCGGCCTGGGTGGCGTGGGTCTGCTACTGCCCGATAATTACTTCCGGCTGGATGGTGGCATCTCGTGGCAGAACGAGCGCATGAACGTGAATCTGCTCGTGAACAACCTCACCAACCGCTACAACTACAGCGGCGCCAGCTACTACGCGGGCACGGCCACCACGGGCGCCTTCTACTCCTGGCAGGCCGATGCACCCACCAATTTCCGCCTGAACATTGGTTATAATTTCTAA
- a CDS encoding GAF domain-containing protein, protein MPLTSAPQSEQARLQALQPYQQLKATPDAVFDEVAHLMAIQFEVPIVFIALVDAEEIWIKANSGMPRPKRVARQESVCARAILRDDMIIYNDLTREEPELAQLKLVREYQMRFYVAQPLQTEDGHNIGSLCLIGRYERDFSMQEQRCLRLLAQVVMQPLRLRLLLPDAPGSPSAKWADLREQLTQVAMQLEQVVQPIGTEGQRIYVPWERGLVGLQYDTLLESLQRHVQRLTVSNG, encoded by the coding sequence GTGCCCCTCACTTCTGCGCCCCAGAGCGAGCAAGCCCGCTTGCAGGCGCTGCAACCCTACCAGCAGTTGAAAGCAACGCCGGACGCGGTTTTTGATGAGGTGGCGCATCTGATGGCTATACAGTTTGAGGTGCCTATCGTGTTTATTGCTCTTGTTGATGCGGAGGAGATATGGATTAAAGCAAACTCCGGTATGCCCCGGCCTAAGCGGGTGGCCCGGCAGGAAAGCGTTTGTGCCCGTGCTATCCTACGCGACGACATGATTATCTACAACGATCTGACGCGCGAAGAGCCCGAATTGGCACAATTGAAGCTGGTACGGGAGTACCAGATGCGTTTCTATGTTGCTCAGCCACTGCAAACGGAAGACGGACACAACATTGGTAGCCTATGCCTGATTGGGCGATACGAACGGGATTTCAGCATGCAGGAGCAACGCTGCTTACGGCTGCTGGCGCAGGTAGTAATGCAACCGCTACGCCTGCGGCTGTTGCTACCAGATGCACCGGGTAGTCCTTCAGCAAAATGGGCCGACCTGCGCGAACAACTAACTCAAGTGGCCATGCAGCTGGAGCAGGTAGTGCAGCCGATAGGAACAGAAGGCCAACGGATTTATGTGCCCTGGGAGAGAGGCCTGGTAGGCCTGCAGTACGATACGCTGCTCGAGAGTCTGCAGCGGCACGTGCAGCGCCTCACGGTGAGCAACGGGTGA
- a CDS encoding PepSY-associated TM helix domain-containing protein gives MTFKKLVGKLHFWLGLSSGLVVLIVALTGCIYVFQKELFDVLHQDLVRVEAPAQAQPLPLSVVWSKAQEALGPDKPLQNGTTYADPTRAWTFMTYKGNAGQPYFGNMIEYHRTVYVNPYTGQVNGVLDNKYEFFQVVKWLHWGLWLGTAGEYIVGWSTLIFVFLLLSGLVLWWPKNKAARKQRFTVKWNATRKRLNYDLHNTVGFYLALVALIIALTGLTWSFNWVKQGITYLATGQTELPGGRGGKGSKGGKEGAKPDLPLAAQLAPPLTAVDAALRDAWQRLPQAKAISTGKPTPDQPITLRSALGNKRFQSGQLTYTAAGQFEKVETYRDKPKGELLVMMNYDIHVGSALGMPGKIIAFLASLLIATLPVTGFYIWWGKRRKQPTKHRPATVGTLVERRRVARPVRPAYATSSKVPASAEA, from the coding sequence ATGACGTTCAAAAAACTCGTCGGCAAGCTGCACTTCTGGCTCGGACTCTCGTCTGGGCTAGTCGTGCTTATTGTGGCTCTCACCGGCTGTATCTACGTATTTCAGAAAGAGCTTTTTGATGTTCTGCACCAAGATTTGGTGCGTGTAGAAGCACCGGCGCAGGCCCAGCCGCTGCCGCTGAGCGTGGTGTGGTCGAAAGCACAGGAGGCGCTGGGGCCTGATAAGCCCTTGCAAAACGGCACCACCTACGCCGACCCTACCCGCGCCTGGACGTTTATGACCTACAAGGGCAATGCTGGGCAGCCGTACTTCGGGAACATGATTGAGTATCACCGCACGGTGTACGTGAACCCCTACACCGGCCAGGTAAACGGCGTACTTGACAATAAGTATGAGTTTTTCCAGGTGGTGAAGTGGCTGCACTGGGGCCTATGGCTGGGCACGGCTGGCGAATACATTGTGGGCTGGAGCACGCTCATCTTCGTGTTTCTGCTGCTCTCGGGGTTGGTGCTGTGGTGGCCCAAAAACAAAGCCGCTCGCAAGCAGCGCTTCACAGTGAAGTGGAATGCCACCCGCAAACGCCTCAACTACGATTTGCACAACACGGTGGGCTTCTATCTTGCGCTGGTAGCCCTCATCATTGCCCTCACGGGCCTCACGTGGTCGTTCAACTGGGTGAAGCAGGGCATCACCTACCTCGCCACTGGTCAGACGGAACTCCCCGGCGGCCGGGGCGGCAAGGGTAGCAAAGGCGGTAAAGAGGGTGCTAAGCCTGACCTCCCGCTCGCAGCCCAATTGGCACCTCCCCTCACAGCCGTAGACGCGGCTCTGCGCGACGCCTGGCAGCGCCTACCCCAGGCCAAAGCCATTTCGACGGGCAAGCCCACTCCGGACCAACCTATCACGCTACGCTCTGCGCTAGGCAACAAGCGCTTCCAATCCGGCCAGCTCACCTACACGGCGGCGGGGCAGTTTGAGAAGGTAGAAACCTACCGTGATAAGCCCAAAGGCGAGTTGCTAGTGATGATGAACTACGATATTCACGTGGGCTCGGCACTGGGAATGCCCGGTAAGATCATCGCCTTCTTGGCCAGCCTGCTGATTGCTACCCTACCCGTTACGGGTTTCTATATCTGGTGGGGCAAGCGTCGTAAGCAGCCTACCAAACACCGCCCCGCTACTGTGGGCACGCTAGTGGAGCGCCGCCGCGTGGCGCGTCCTGTGCGCCCTGCCTATGCCACTTCATCCAAGGTGCCCGCTTCGGCTGAAGCGTAA
- a CDS encoding NAD(P)/FAD-dependent oxidoreductase has product MSSISTDICIIGAGPVGLFAVFEAGLLKLRCHVVDALPQVGGQLSEIYPKKPIYDIPGFPSVLAGDLVQNLMEQIAPFHPTFTLGERVEKFEKLDDGSFQLTTTDGTEIHCKAIAIAGGLGSFEPRKPAVESLESFEGGKGVYYMVRDPEHFRDKRLVIAGGGDSALDWTIFLADVAKEVTLVHRGTTFRGAADSAEKVKNLHEAGKVRLVLSSNVTHVHGNGTLSHVTITGNNGEPEQVSVDAFVPLFGLTPKLGPIGEWGLEIEDNAVKVDTLDYSTNVPGIFAIGDINTYPGKLKLILCGFHEAALMAQGAYKHIYPDKKYVLKYTTVNGVPTL; this is encoded by the coding sequence ATGAGTTCTATTTCCACCGATATCTGCATTATCGGCGCTGGCCCGGTGGGGCTATTTGCTGTATTTGAAGCGGGCTTGCTGAAGTTGCGCTGTCACGTAGTAGACGCCCTACCCCAGGTGGGCGGGCAGCTCTCCGAGATTTATCCTAAAAAGCCGATCTACGATATTCCCGGTTTTCCCTCAGTGCTGGCTGGTGATTTGGTGCAGAATCTGATGGAGCAAATTGCGCCCTTCCACCCCACTTTTACGCTGGGCGAGCGGGTAGAGAAATTTGAGAAGCTCGACGACGGCTCCTTCCAGCTCACTACCACCGATGGCACCGAGATTCACTGCAAGGCCATTGCCATTGCTGGCGGCCTGGGCTCATTTGAGCCGCGCAAACCGGCCGTAGAGTCGCTGGAAAGCTTTGAGGGTGGCAAAGGTGTGTACTATATGGTGCGCGACCCCGAACACTTCCGCGACAAGCGCCTGGTGATTGCCGGCGGTGGCGACTCCGCCCTCGACTGGACCATCTTCCTGGCCGATGTGGCCAAGGAAGTAACGCTCGTGCACCGCGGCACGACCTTCCGCGGCGCCGCCGACTCGGCTGAAAAAGTGAAGAACCTGCACGAAGCTGGCAAAGTACGACTGGTGCTAAGCAGCAACGTGACCCACGTGCACGGCAATGGCACACTCTCCCACGTGACCATCACCGGCAACAACGGCGAACCAGAGCAAGTATCAGTAGATGCCTTTGTGCCCCTGTTCGGTCTCACGCCCAAGCTCGGTCCTATTGGCGAGTGGGGCTTGGAGATTGAGGACAACGCCGTGAAAGTGGACACGCTGGACTACTCCACCAACGTGCCCGGCATCTTCGCCATCGGCGACATCAACACCTACCCTGGCAAACTGAAGCTGATTTTGTGCGGCTTCCACGAAGCAGCCCTGATGGCCCAGGGCGCCTACAAGCACATCTACCCCGACAAAAAATATGTGCTGAAGTACACCACCGTGAATGGCGTGCCTACCCTCTAG
- a CDS encoding efflux RND transporter permease subunit, translating to MIKKFIDRPVLATVISILLVLLGGISLTRLPLTQFPEIAPPSVMVTAVYPGANAQTVARTVASALEEAINGVENMTYQTSASGNDGSAAVTVYFKLGTDPDQATVNVQNRVAQVTSKLPAEVVQIGVTTTKQQNSTIMYVDLYSENPAYDETFLQNYAKINLLPDLKRVTGVGNVQLFGDKDYSMRVWLNPRQLAAYQLTPAEAMTAIQDQSLDAAPGKFGEGSQEAMEFVVNYRGKFNRPEQYDDIIIRASADGSVLRLKDVARVELGSYTYAGDSRRNGKPNVSFGIIQTAGSNANDIQTEVNKLLEVKAKTFPKGVKYGVPFSTKRQLDESINQVKTTLLEAFVLVFVVVLLFLQDWRSTLVPAIAVPVALTGTFLFMQLFGFSINLLTLFALVLAIGIVVDDAIVVVEAVHAKMSESHLPPREATTSVMGEITGAILSITLVMAAVFVPVGFIEGPTGVFYQQFAFTLAIAIVLSAVNALTLSPALCALLLKDTHGATADGRPLNWRERFAAAFNAGFDSLTARYVRSLRVLVRHKWLSVSGLAVVTAVTVWLVQVTPRGFIPDEDNSFAMFALNMPAGASLPRTNAALVKANRILEKDPAIASVSSMSGFDILSSSASSSAALGLLQLKPTAERGPVQAVDEVLANLNAQLSTVTDGTFFVFANPTVPGFGTVGGLELVLQDRSNGSLQRFSEVANAFSATLMQRPEIGYASVSFRADYPQLELLVDAVKAKQLGVSVRELLGTMQTYYGSAQASDFNRFGKYYRVIVQADVPDRANVASLDGVYVKNEAGRIVPVTSLLQLKRVYGPQTVAHFNLFNAITVNIQPKPGISSGDAIRAVEEVTAQQLPTGFTYEWTGMTREQIASGNQAVVIFGMCLVFVYLLLAAQYESYILPLAVLLSIPTGILGVFVAVLLAGLENNIYVQVGMIMLIGLLAKNAILIVEFALQRRRAGMPLLAAALEAAQLRLRPILMTSLAFVAGLVPLMRATGPSAIGNRSISVGAAGGMVTGVVLGVFIIPVLFVLFQALQEKLSGKIRPAAPRADETLMEVPAPVLAQ from the coding sequence ATGATCAAGAAATTCATTGACCGGCCCGTATTGGCCACAGTCATTTCCATTCTACTTGTGTTGCTGGGCGGCATTTCACTCACGCGGCTGCCGCTGACGCAGTTCCCTGAAATTGCCCCACCCAGTGTAATGGTAACGGCCGTGTACCCCGGTGCCAATGCCCAGACGGTGGCCCGCACCGTAGCCTCGGCCCTGGAGGAAGCCATCAACGGGGTCGAAAACATGACCTACCAGACCTCTGCGTCTGGCAACGACGGCTCGGCCGCGGTGACGGTGTACTTCAAGCTCGGCACGGACCCTGACCAGGCCACCGTGAACGTGCAGAACCGCGTGGCCCAGGTGACCAGCAAGCTCCCGGCGGAGGTAGTGCAAATTGGTGTGACCACGACCAAGCAGCAGAACAGTACCATCATGTACGTGGACCTCTACAGCGAGAACCCGGCCTACGATGAGACCTTTCTGCAGAACTACGCCAAAATCAACCTACTACCCGACCTAAAGCGGGTAACGGGCGTGGGCAACGTGCAACTGTTCGGTGACAAAGACTACTCGATGCGCGTGTGGCTGAACCCGCGCCAACTGGCCGCCTACCAACTCACGCCCGCAGAGGCGATGACGGCCATTCAGGACCAGAGCCTCGACGCAGCCCCCGGCAAGTTTGGGGAAGGCAGCCAGGAAGCCATGGAGTTTGTAGTGAACTACAGAGGCAAATTCAATCGTCCCGAGCAATACGACGACATCATCATCCGGGCCAGCGCCGACGGCTCGGTGCTGCGCCTCAAGGACGTGGCGCGGGTAGAGCTAGGCTCCTACACCTACGCCGGCGACTCGCGCCGAAATGGGAAGCCAAACGTGTCGTTTGGCATCATCCAGACGGCAGGCTCCAATGCCAACGACATTCAGACGGAAGTCAATAAGCTGCTGGAAGTCAAAGCCAAAACATTCCCCAAGGGCGTCAAATACGGTGTGCCCTTCAGTACCAAGCGCCAGCTCGACGAGTCGATCAACCAGGTGAAAACCACGCTACTTGAAGCTTTCGTGCTGGTATTCGTAGTGGTGCTGCTATTTCTACAAGACTGGCGCTCCACGCTGGTGCCGGCCATTGCCGTACCGGTGGCTCTGACCGGTACGTTCCTGTTCATGCAGCTGTTCGGCTTCTCGATCAACCTACTCACGCTCTTTGCGCTGGTGCTGGCTATCGGCATTGTGGTTGACGACGCCATTGTAGTCGTGGAAGCGGTGCACGCCAAGATGAGCGAGTCGCATTTGCCCCCGCGCGAAGCCACCACTTCGGTGATGGGCGAGATTACGGGGGCCATTCTTAGTATCACGCTCGTGATGGCAGCCGTGTTTGTGCCGGTAGGCTTTATTGAAGGCCCCACGGGCGTATTCTACCAGCAGTTTGCCTTTACCTTGGCCATTGCCATTGTGCTGTCGGCCGTGAATGCGCTGACGTTGAGCCCGGCCTTGTGCGCGCTACTGCTCAAAGACACCCACGGTGCTACGGCCGACGGTCGGCCGCTGAACTGGCGTGAACGGTTTGCCGCCGCCTTCAACGCCGGGTTCGACTCACTAACCGCTCGCTACGTGCGCAGTTTGCGAGTACTGGTGCGCCACAAATGGCTGAGCGTATCGGGCCTGGCCGTTGTCACGGCGGTGACGGTGTGGCTGGTGCAGGTGACTCCACGCGGCTTTATTCCTGACGAGGACAACAGCTTCGCCATGTTCGCCCTGAACATGCCCGCCGGGGCCTCGTTGCCCCGCACTAACGCCGCCCTGGTGAAAGCCAACCGGATTCTAGAGAAGGACCCGGCCATAGCTAGCGTCAGCTCCATGTCGGGGTTCGACATCCTGAGCTCGTCGGCCTCGTCCAGCGCGGCGCTGGGCCTGCTGCAGCTCAAGCCCACGGCCGAGCGCGGACCTGTGCAAGCTGTAGACGAGGTACTGGCCAACCTCAACGCCCAACTCAGTACCGTGACCGACGGTACGTTCTTCGTCTTCGCCAACCCCACGGTACCGGGTTTTGGTACGGTAGGTGGGTTGGAACTGGTGCTGCAAGACCGCTCGAACGGCTCGCTGCAGCGCTTCAGTGAAGTAGCCAACGCTTTCTCGGCGACGCTGATGCAACGGCCCGAAATTGGGTACGCCTCCGTGAGCTTTCGCGCCGACTACCCGCAGCTAGAACTCTTGGTCGATGCCGTGAAAGCCAAGCAGCTAGGCGTGAGTGTGCGTGAGTTGCTGGGCACCATGCAGACCTACTACGGCAGCGCCCAGGCCTCGGACTTCAACCGCTTTGGCAAGTACTACCGCGTCATTGTGCAGGCTGACGTGCCCGACCGGGCCAATGTGGCGTCGCTCGACGGGGTATATGTGAAAAACGAAGCGGGCCGTATAGTGCCCGTGACCTCGCTGCTCCAACTCAAGCGCGTGTACGGCCCACAAACGGTGGCTCACTTCAACCTCTTCAATGCCATCACGGTCAATATTCAGCCCAAGCCTGGCATCAGCTCCGGCGATGCCATCCGGGCAGTAGAGGAAGTCACCGCGCAGCAGCTGCCCACCGGGTTCACCTATGAATGGACGGGCATGACGCGCGAGCAAATTGCCTCGGGCAACCAAGCCGTCGTCATCTTCGGCATGTGTCTGGTGTTTGTGTACCTGCTGCTGGCGGCTCAGTACGAGAGCTACATCCTGCCGCTGGCCGTACTGCTCTCCATTCCCACTGGTATTCTAGGCGTGTTCGTGGCCGTGCTCCTGGCCGGGCTGGAAAATAACATCTACGTGCAGGTGGGTATGATTATGCTGATCGGGCTGCTCGCCAAGAATGCCATCCTCATCGTAGAATTTGCCCTGCAGCGGCGGCGGGCGGGTATGCCGTTGCTTGCGGCTGCGCTGGAAGCTGCTCAGTTGCGCCTACGGCCTATCCTGATGACATCGCTGGCCTTCGTGGCGGGCCTAGTTCCGCTGATGCGGGCCACGGGGCCGTCAGCTATTGGCAACCGCTCCATCAGCGTGGGTGCGGCTGGTGGCATGGTGACCGGGGTTGTGCTGGGCGTATTCATCATCCCAGTGTTGTTCGTGCTATTCCAGGCCTTGCAGGAGAAACTCAGCGGCAAGATCAGGCCGGCTGCGCCCCGTGCAGACGAAACCTTGATGGAAGTTCCCGCGCCAGTTCTAGCCCAGTAA